Within the Plesiomonas shigelloides genome, the region TTGGCGGCGGTACCGCCGGTTTAGGCGCCTATCGCGCCGCTAAAGCGCATACCGCAAGCGTAGTGATGATTGAAGGCGGCCCATACGGCACTACCTGTGCACGCGTTGGCTGCATGCCATCCAAATTGCTGATTGCCGCAGCAGAAGCGGTGCACCAAATTGAAAAAGCGCCGGGCTTTGGTATTCACCCTAACGGCAAGCCGCAGATTAATGGCGTGGAAGTGATGGATCGCGTTAAGCGCGAGCGTGACCGCTTCGTCGGTTTCGTGCTGGAAGGCGTTGACAGTATTCCAGCCGAAGACAAAATTGCTGGCTATGCACGCTTTATCGATGCGCACACGTTGCAAGTCGATGACCACACCCAGATTCAGGCTAAGCGGATTGTAATTGCGACCGGTTCACGTCCAAGCTGGCCGGCGGCGTGGAATAGCTTAGGCGATCGCCTGATCATCAACGATGACGTGTTCAACTGGGATACCCTGCCACGTTCAGTAGCCGTGTTTGGTCCGGGCGTGATTGGGCTGGAGCTCGGTCAGGCGCTGCACCGTCTGGGCGTAAACGTGGTGATGTTTGGCATGGGCGGTCTGGTGGGCCCACTGACTGACAGCGCGATCCGCGATTATGCTGAGCGTGCGCTGAATCAAGAGTTCTATCTGGACGCCGACGCCAAGGTCGAGCGTATGGAGCGTGAAGGCGAGCAAGTGTTTATCCGCTATCAGGATAAGCAAGGCCAGATGCAGGAAATCCTAGTCGATTACGTGCTGGCCGCCACCGGTCGTCGTCCTAATGTGGATAATCTGGGACTGGAAAATACCGCGCTGGAATTAGATAGCCGCGGCGTGCCACAGGCCGATCGCTACACCATGCAAACCAGCGTCCCGCACATCTTTATTGCCGGCGATGCCAGCAACCAGCTACCGCTGCTGCATGAAGCGTCCGATCAGGCAAAGATTGCCGGTGACAACGCTGGACGCTTCCCGGATCTGCGCGCTGGCCTGCGCCGTAGTGCTATCTCGGTGGTGTTCTCCGATCCGCAAATTGCGATGGTCGGTAGTACCCACCGTGAACTGACCGCCCGTTACGGGAGCTGCGGCTGCTTTGCCACCGGTGAAGTGTCCTTTGAAAATCAGGGCCGCTCACGGGTGATGCTGCGTAATAAAGGGATGCTGCACGTCTATGGCGAACAAGGCACCGGCCGCTTTCTCGGCGCCGAGATGATGGGTCCTGATGCCGAGCATATCGCGCACCTGCTGGCGTGGGCACATCAACAGCAGATGACCGTAAGCCAAATGCTGGATATGCCGTTCTACCATCCGGTGATTGAAGAAGGGCTGCGTACCGCTCTGCGTGATCTGCAAGCTAAACTGAAACTGGGCCCAGAGATGGTGGCGCACTGCCAGACTTGCCCTGGCGAGTAAGCCTCTGCCCACCAGCGGGTCAAGTCAGTTAAGACCGTGGCCTACCGATGTTATCCCCTCACTGACGTAGGTAGGCTTCTGAATCAAGCGCTGAAATGACCCGCACGGCACTCGCCACTTGCAACCTAACGGTCGGATTTCCCCTAATCCGGCCGTTTTTTCTTATCTACGCCCCGTTATATTCCATTCAAAAGACTTGAACTGCGCTGTCAGAATTCCTGAATAGCCGCACTGCCAGCCCTTTGCCACAATAGGCATATCTTAAAAATATTCACTTCGGGGGCACGTCATGATCCCAGCTGCTCATGCACTGATTTATTCCCTGCAACGCTGTCAGAAATTTCAACCCGGCGATCGTTTAGGGATTTTCAGTTTCAAAAAAGACCGCGGCTACTGGCTGGAAAAGTTGGATGACGCTGACGGCTGCTTCAGTTTGGAAGTGTTTGGCTTTATGGATCAGAAAATCCGCTGTCCGTATTCCCAGCTGCGA harbors:
- a CDS encoding dihydrolipoyl dehydrogenase; translation: MKQLQVDVAVIGGGTAGLGAYRAAKAHTASVVMIEGGPYGTTCARVGCMPSKLLIAAAEAVHQIEKAPGFGIHPNGKPQINGVEVMDRVKRERDRFVGFVLEGVDSIPAEDKIAGYARFIDAHTLQVDDHTQIQAKRIVIATGSRPSWPAAWNSLGDRLIINDDVFNWDTLPRSVAVFGPGVIGLELGQALHRLGVNVVMFGMGGLVGPLTDSAIRDYAERALNQEFYLDADAKVERMEREGEQVFIRYQDKQGQMQEILVDYVLAATGRRPNVDNLGLENTALELDSRGVPQADRYTMQTSVPHIFIAGDASNQLPLLHEASDQAKIAGDNAGRFPDLRAGLRRSAISVVFSDPQIAMVGSTHRELTARYGSCGCFATGEVSFENQGRSRVMLRNKGMLHVYGEQGTGRFLGAEMMGPDAEHIAHLLAWAHQQQMTVSQMLDMPFYHPVIEEGLRTALRDLQAKLKLGPEMVAHCQTCPGE